The stretch of DNA gtctgccgcTCGCCGGCTGTCTGTCTCTCGGCTGAGGTCATAATAACCACAGAGAAGTTGTGACTCTCTGCACACCAGAACGAGACCTTCTCATATATAACTGCAAAAGAAATACATGTATTAGGCTATTtattaaagggttagttcaccTTCACATGCAGATGTTTTGGTTTAATGTGGACTGGTTTTAACATATATTTGCCACCATTATAATACTGTGTAATTTTGTTCATACTCTGATACTGTACTTTTTCAGGTACTTGCACTTtaattatttccattttatgcttctTACTTTGATTCCACTACATTTTAGgagaaaatattgtactttttactcaactatatttatttgacagctatagttagTTACATTTTATACAAAACATGCAACTATTTTAtacattatgttacattattataCATTAAACAAGCCAGCAGCATATAAAGTAGTTACATTTAGCTCCATTTGGACCAAATACAACAGTAAAACATCATACTTATACATGAATGTAGAGCTgcatcgattaatcgattaattgattaattgtaaaCTATTAACTTAATCGCCATCTATTtagataattgattaatcagtttgagtaatttttaagaaaacaaaagtctaaattctctgattccagcttcttaaatgtgaatattttctggtttctttactcctctatgaccgtaaactgaatatcttagagttgttaatctagaaaataatcaacagtttaatcgacaatgaaaacaattgttatttgcagccctaaatgaatgaaccaataataataattcaacgATATAATAATAGTATATTACTCCCAGGGGTGTTCTTTCTGCATTGAGTAATCTCAGTTTTGATCTTTTAAATACTTTTAGATAAtgatacttacatacttttatttaagaaaCGTTTtcaattcaggacttttacttgtaatggagtgtttttacagtgtggtattttGTGGTGCTTAAATAAAGGATGTAAATGCTTTGTGGTGTCTAGTTTTGGTAGTTTTATTGGGTTATAAGAGATCCATCTCTCTGGATTTCTGCTGAATACAATGGAgataaatcaaatttttttatgATGCTCACAGCATCAAAATattaacaaatattttaaaagaaTCAACATCAACGTGTGCAGAAACGATATCCTGTTTACACTGAAGTTTTCACATGCAGGGACTATTTCTTCTTGAGAAAGTAGCTCCGATGAAAGAGAAATGGATGTGAATGATATCTCAAAATGTGGCCAAATAAAACCAAACCTATCTCCGTGGATAGATAACATGAGAAAACATAACGTCTAAATCtgagtgaactgaccctttaaatgtGTTGCTGTGCTCCATGTCTGCACATCCTACctgaagtcacacacacacgatgcAAACCTGTGAGACATCCAGGTGAAACTCCACTGCAGCGGCCTGATGAGGTTATAGTAATCTGATCGGCCCAATTAGTGCCTGATTAGAGCAGACTGACGTAATGAAGTGATCAGACAGACATGTTTAACTGTGGTTGGTTTTAGGGAATTACGTTTTCCTTCTCTTTACTTCAGTATTTCTTTAGAATGAGAAACTGTCGAGTatctcacttcctgtttgagtTTCCTCAGACGTCCCCGCAGCGTAACACTCGGATGAGCATTATCTGCATTATCTCCTTCATGCAGGAGATAtaagacaagaaaaaaactaattatagCTCACACAAATCTCAAGAATGTTACAGGTGAATGAGCTCAAATCTATTTTTAGGTTTAATATAAACTCCAGTTATTTGGCCGGTCAATACTGGACACACAGAGAtgacatatttacatatttaatctCTAACGAGGAGAGTATTTTATGGTGGAGGAATCTGAATTACAGCATGTTTGACATGTTGAGATTCCTCACATTCTTCAGCGGCGATAAGCTCAAACATGTCTCTGTGAGCTCTCCAGCACATTTCTGATATAATAAATAACTCAGCTTAGAGACGACATAAATGGTTTGTAGATGATGTAAAAAATGAACACAAGAAACTAATTTTATATACAAAcagtttgtatttttgttgcagTTGACGACCTGAAAATATGTGGTTTTGTTtgttaataataaatgacatcTTGAGAAAATGTACCCGCTAGTAATGCTAAATAAAAGAGGAAATATTAAGGATTTAACATCACCTGATTAAACCCAAGTTTATTCTTAAGAAGGAAACATTTCTGCCCTTTTATATTCCAGTTTCATCTCTTCCACCTTCACTTTTCcagttgttttatttgatttgataaaCCAGAAGCCTGCAGCCttgtaaatatttgacaaagaTATCTGATTTGTCCAGCTGCCATCTCCGTCGCTGTTTATTGTTGATGATATTTTCACCTGAACCACTGATATCATCCCGTTGTTTTTCCTTCAGGAAGTTCCTGCAACTGCTCATTAATTGTTGCTGAGGGGCCGACGtttgaggaaaaacaacaagttgAACTTTGAGTTCAGAGGGAAAACAACCACTGGTGGCACATAAACTAgcaatattgttttatattatcaTGTGTTTTTCAAGTTagtgttttgcatcacagcacATTCCTGTGTTACACATCGCAGCAGCGTGTTTTGTAATATCGTCGTGGGAATTGAGCTGACGTCAGATTTCTTCCGCTGATTCAGGTGGCAGGTCTTCACTTTCCTAATCAGCtcttctgctctctcctccGAGTTCAGGTCATCCTTCCTTCAGCCGTCCGTTTCCTCCCAATACCCCCACGTCTCACTTACATCATTGACTCGTTTACAAACTTCTCTGCTGTTTGGTGGATATCTTGTTGTACTTAAGTATGTTAGCCCCAAAAAAATCCCCGGGGTGCATTGCTGTGTTTCAGGTGGCTTCCTTGCAAGGGGCTACCAGCAGAAAAATCACTCTTTGCATGGTGGAGCTTTGTAATCTAATGGCTTACAatcattttaaaacatgttcaactcatttttaatctgtccattaatggttaaggttatattatttacaataaAGTTGAATATTGCCATGGAACACATAGTTTCTGATTATCAATAGTTGTCAACACCAATGTTATTCCATtgtatatttgttgaaatttatTCATCAGTATcatttttggacaatatttagatgtttttaattaaaaaatatagtaATTTATGAGGTGAATCCAGAGTGATACTTGTAatatttgcatatattgttttaaaacagACATATTTAAGCACAATAACAGATGTGGATATTGGCAAACTTCACTCTGATCACTGGATATGATGCAGTTTCTTCCCACAGAGACTGGCCAGATTGACGTGTTTAGGAAATACTTAACAGTTTTCTTGTGTTTTAAGTCCGCAACTACTTATAGAATAAAGAAACAGTTGAGCAAGTCTAGTTTTACAAAGATTTTCCTGCATGTTATAAgactttttcttgtttttatgtgACTATTagttacttttattattttaggtATCTTCTATCTTCTGATCTTGTCCTAAGGTCTGTGATCgacagtgtgtttattttacatttatttgactttaaaacatgtttcatatttattttatgtatacaTTTGGGTTTTAGTCATTGCTCTTGttcataaaaacagataaataaaataaaaatatcttttATTTCACTTGGAGACAGGTATGCAGATATGTACTTTTGCTGTAAATCGACATCTGAATCGATTGGTGGAGTCTTATCATTAAAGAACCTGTGTTGtcagttgaaaaatgtttttgtttttttgttataagtgtccaaaggaaataaaaaatgaaaaaaaataaaactttccaTTTCTTTTTACTGTGTTGGAGCATTAGAAGGTTTCGTCCTTGCAGCACCTTACGGCCTCGATCTTCCGTCTGAGTTCAACCTCGAGTCTCTGACACAGAAAACACGGAGCAGGGAAATAAACATTTTCCTAAATGAGTAAACATTTGGCAGCCAGAGTCGAACGAGTTTGGAGATATGTCGATTTTGGGGCATATTTTTAGAGCCtttgtgaaatgttttaaaatgaaacaggaagttgggAAGTTTATGCCCCTGGCGCCCGCCCTGCTTCCCTCTCGGAGCCAAGAAAGACGTGAGGATGGAGATTAAACAGCGTGTCAACAGTTTGGCTTCTGCCAAAGGCCGGCCAGTATAGATCCAACATTGATTCACGTTACAGATATTTATAATCATCTACAGTCatcttaaaggggcactccacccATTTTACACgtcttttttcttatttatagaaataaacaaacaatttatTGTATCGTACAATAACCATAAAGTCCACATCATACAGTttacagaagaaaaaacaacaactctaaGATGAGGACAGTCACAATTCATATAAAGATTTTGGTAACAGTTTACTTTCAGTCCCATTTTTTAGCATTTACaagcatataaatgtatataaacattcaataaatggtttataacacactatgaTGTAGTTATAAGCAGTTATAAGGATGTTTTTAAGTGTTAATTAATGTACAATAGTCAACAATCCTAACTTCTTCTGTGaatatacattaataaacacttgtaTCTGGTACAACTatattataatgtgttataaacaATGCATTACATgtgcttataaatgctaaacaAGGGGACTAAAAGCAAATgttgaacaaaaaaacatgtattgatcatttttaaggCCCTGAGCCGCCCACACATGATCAGCGGTAAAATATCACTTTgcgctggctgtgccattgATTTCCTATGGGCAGAGCGGTGTCGCCCAACTAGGTGGAAGCACCTTAGCGTGGTACACCACTCGAAATTGCCACCGAGCGCTGCGCTCAATGTTCAAATTATTTCCACTTTGACCTCGGTTAACGCTGACGTTTCAAAGAGCAACCAATGagataacagctgcaactgttgttaCAGTGAATGGCGTTCCTTACACACTTTTTGATGACATATTATACCTGCGCTGCACTTTGCCACTTTGCAAGGCTTTGCACCCTACCTTGCTGTGAATCAAGAGCACATTTCTTATAACATGAAGGCAGTTTTAGGATTAATAGAGAAATTAATGTACTGTTTgatctgttttttgtttgacATCATTTGTCAAAACCAAAAAGATGAGCTTTTTAcctgaaaatattaatatatgcATAGGCTATAtagttatataatataaaatatacatcattgataaaaacacacaaaaaaaatgttttcaataaaaacaaatgccaAAATGACCCcctcagaggtcaggggtcaggggtcatcTCAGACTAACTTATATCAGATGAGGTGACATATGCATCGAGGGTCTAACAAAAAAAGGTCTTACAAAAGAGTTGCTttcaagttgcattatgggaagtgtaggatccagtgtttttacaGCCTTGACTCATTCTAGGGACCAAaagtccacatacttttggtcTTTACTGCATCGATTTTGACCCGTCTTTCTAAAAATCTGTCTCAACTTTATGAAAGTGTGATTCTAAATCACTGGAGTGGCATTTAACGCATATTATATGAAAATTAATAGTAATTTTGAAATGTTTAAGTCTGTTAATCTTGTCTTTTTGCTCATTTTTAAGATATTAATAACGACATGGACATTGCAAGttcaattaattatttattgacACATACATTGGAAGACAGTACAGCAGTCATTTAACTTGtcaaaaacacaatatacaCTTTCAGCAGTCATCATCACActgaaataatttaaataaatacactatTAGTAGTAGTCTTATGAGACGGAGCGTCCCTCTCTGTGGCTGCTCTGCTGGTAGTAGCTGCTGGGATCTACCAACTCGGGCCTGTGAGGGCTCGGACCCAGGTACTGTTCAAACTCGCTGCGGTCCAGATCGTACAGCATGTCCAGCTGAACCCGTTCCAGGTAGAACTCCAGGGAGGGCCCAGCGGGGCACAGCAGTCCCCCGTAGACCCTGCTGGACTCCTCCTGGTCCACATGGGGACCTGCAGCGCTGGAGAAACCATACTGCATGTGCTGACTGCCAAAATACAGCTGCGGCTCTGCAGGGTACGTGGGAGGGTTCTGGTACCCCACAGGCTTGTTTGAGTAAACATCTGCTGCAGCTGTGTCTGGATATACTGGGTGGCTGCTGCGCAAAGGGGAGAAGTTAGAAGGGGAGTTTGTGAAAGCAGAGGTGTTTGGGTAGGACTGCTGCTGGTTCTGGAGCAGGTAGGTGAGGTTGAACGGCACGGGGAAACCGGCGGAGCTGcagagcaaggaggagtgaggaGCCTCTGCACACTGAGGTCTGGAGCTCTTCTTCAGCTGCCTCCTCCTGCGCGGCCGGTACTTGTAGTTGGGGTAGTCGATGGTGTGCTGGACTCTCAGGCGCTCGGCTTCCTGCATGTAGGGACGCTTCTCAAGCAGGGACATGGCCTTCCAGCTTTTTCCTGCAGGAACACAGTATGGTTAATGATCTGCATCTTTGGTTTAGAAAAACTgacttaaatatgaatatatatatattttttaatatacttcattttttcccttttttcaaggctgttttcatataagcaatccactgtttgtaacagtctataaaccaacttttaagtagatgagcttacagacaaacccatcaagtactgtacatgagagaaaacaacctcaacattcaaaaacaaaacaaaaccaagaaaataaataacaataataataatgacaaaaagaaagagtagagttaaaaaaaaaaaaaaaaagcaaaaaaattaataaattttaaaaaaacacataaaaaaataaataataataattaaatatgaatctTAAGCATTATTTTATGCTTCTGAGCTCTTATTATATACATTTCAAGCAAGATTATTTTGGTTTCCCCCATATGAGACATGTTCTTGgcccaaaaaactacaaacatCTGACATTTTTAGGAAGGAACACTTGAAGATCTCCAAGGGGCACTTTAACTTCAGCAACTTCTGTtcttattaataacatttcCAAGCTGTTAATGAGTTTCTTACCGAGTATTTTGCTCAGATCCGTGTTCTCCAGGTCTGGGTTGAGCTGTGCCAGCCTCCTGCGCTCCTCTTTGGTCCAGATGATGAAGGCGTTCAGAGGCCTCCTGactctctgctgctctgacGCACATCTGGCCTCTGGGCTGGCACAGCTGGAGTCCGAGTTCACGGACAGAGGGCTGCAGGGACCAGAACCAGGAGAGGTCACCTCAGTCCTGATCTGATGCTCCACGTCCACAGAGACAGAGGCTTCACTCTCCAAGATGTAAtgcatgatggtgatgatagaTAGTTTGCTCTCTGTCATCCTCCTGGTGACTCACAGATATATGTGGGTGCTCCACCAATGGGAGGCCAGGAGGAGTGGATTAAAGGTGTGAATTTCAGGTGTTTCCTCAGGTCTGTGATAGGCCCATCTGAGCCCCCCAATCAGCCATGTCACAGAAACTTCACATGGAGAAGAGACATGAGTCTGTAATAAAACTCAATTTGTCTTTTCTATAATAAAAGGTTCAACATGTAATGCCCAGATTAAGATAAACAGCCCATAAACCAATCAGATTTATCCATTAAGGATTAAGTGTTGAACCCATTTTCCCTCTTTATTGTTACACATATATGAAAAGTATAAACTGATGAAAGTCAAAGTAGAATTATACTTTTATTACATGTTTGTCTGCTCCTATATTTGTGCGTAAAAGTCCCTGACATCACATGGAAAAGAGACATGAGTCTGTAATAAAACTCAATTTGgccttttaataataaaaggGTGACATGTAATGCCCAGATTAAGATAAACAGCCTATAAACCAATCAGATTTATCCATTAAGGATTAAGTGTTGAACCCATTTTTCCCTCTTAATGgtgacaaataaaatatatataaaatataaaaaatataaaatataatataatataaaaatataatataatataaaaatataatataaaaaatataatataaaaatatgatataatataaaaaatataaaatatatatttattatatatataataaaaataaagtataaactgattcaagattcaagattcaagagttttatttttgccatttgcacctaataTAAGTGCAGTGAAATTCTGAGTAGTTTACACCGaatcagctttaagaaaagaaaaaaggtagaaaaaaggcacaaggtaattacagtacaaaataagtagcacattcaactcaacacaataaataaataaataattaaaaatataaaacgccctcagtgtagtcaataaataaactaaactaccctctgcataggaacgatacccccacaatacaaatatacagtaaataaataaatacttccaaaaatgaatacaaaataaatacacaaataaataaataaataattaaaatataaaacgccctcagtgtagtcaatgaataaactaaactaccctctgcataggaacgatacccccagaatacgaatatacagtatatatttgaaAGTCAAAGTAGAATTATACTTTTATTACATGTTTGTCTGCTCCTGTAGTTGTGCGTAAAAGTCCCTGACATGAAAGTCTAATAAATCCCTTGATTCACTTATTAAAAGCAAATTAGAGAAATCAAATGAGACTTTTAGGAGAGAGCTGGTAGACATCAGCATCAGGTATTGATAGGTGAACATCAAAGTGTGCAGCAGGACTATAAGGAGGCAGGCCTGGTTACTAATTACATTGTGTCTCTCAGCTCTTATCAGTCATCCACTGTCTCTATCAAAGTGCATTTTACAGGACTGACAACAAACATGATCAAGGCTCAGTGTTTATTACACAATTACCAAGCACAAATATTTGcccaaacacaaaacaactgatAGGTGTGTACAAAGGGGAGTGATGAGCTCACATTTAGGACATCAAAAAGACTTTGTTTGAATTAAAAGATGAGAAAAATATGATGAAATAGGCTGACTGGTGCTAAATCACACAGACAAAAGTGTATTGAAATCAGTCAAAACTCCTGCAGACATCCAGACTCACAGAAACCAGcagcagtttttcctttttcagcctataatttatatatctgcagcatttattttgttgattttcCACAAAGTaggtgataaaaaataaaataataataaaaaataagacattaaaaaatattaaatagtaaacattttaatttaaaaataatacaggtaaaaataacattttgtaagtaaaaaaaaacagtaaaattaaattaaattgtctTATAAATAAGATAATAATTAAAAGTCACTcttcagtacacacacacaattgttGGGGAATTATTGATATTATAGGAATGTTTTAGTTCTaggaaaattagaaaaaaatgcattgcaGTGCATATATATGAGAATAAACACATTAATGAGCACTAGAAACACTTATTAATGGGAAATAATGGATTTATTGTGGTGACACGaagcataaacacacaaataaagtAGGAAACAGTCACTATATTGAGTACAAATAGTCTATACAATAACATTGTTATTGAAAAAACACAGATTATAGGACAATTAGccataaaaacaagcaaaaataaataatgataattttgtgtATCCACCATTATTGAGCTCTCCAGAAACTCTTCAGGCGTGTGATCCCACTTTAATATAATAGGATGCcgttacaggtgtgtgtgtggtttcaaTGAATATCTGAGACTATACATTACACAGACAATAGACATCATTATGGTAAACCTGCAATACACTGAGTTAATACACAGTTAATATATTGCACCTGCACTGCTTTGTCCCTGCAGACGAGTCACTTATGTGGATATTTAAATTGTAAATACTGTGTATTATGGTtcagagcagagagggttaaTACACAAGGAGGAATAGGAGGAGTTTGCTGTAAGAAACCTGCAGAAAACATCCAAGTCTGCACTTTAAAGGCGTTAAAACTGCATTAAACTCATGCACACTTTACGCATTTTGGACTTTGTTTTAACCTTGCAGAAGAAGTCAATGGGACCTAATGGAGGTCGATATCTTCATCAAGAGGCCTGATCAATACGGTGACATTGGCACATTCAGTAACAGCAGTGATAAAGTTAACTGTGCTCCTCATCTCCCTTTGACAACTGGACTTAAACCATTTTCTATCAGTCGAAACTGATAAAGTGATTAAGTGGCTTTGAGGGGAAGATGACATAGAAGTAGttaattctgtttttttccttttcttttctcttttgtttttgttggggggtggggggaggggggtattaattgtattcatattttttatatttgtattagaattaattttaattgtattattattatctatgagtttattatcattattattattattattattattattgttattatatatattataataataatatatttttaaataaatattgtgcTTTACATTACGTAATTGTTTTGtaaataattttaaatatatttcctTAAAATCAATCAAATTTGACCACAAAAAGAACATCAATATAAACCTCCTATAAAATTGAGATTTTTAAGGTGTATTTAAAAccaaattattgatttaaataaagtGGCTTTTTTGTGGGataattcattttattcatattttttcatttttcattttgatttatattttatttatttagatattttatttattaatttaaataaagtgGCTTTTAGGGCAACATGACATAAAAAGTCGTTAGTTCTGTTTTTtccttgtcttttctttttttcagggtGGGGGCTGGGGGTGgggttattcatttattcatattttttatttgtatttgttttcatttgtttattattattattgttattataatcattataattcttattcttattcttattattgttattaataataacaataataataatcagtttattattattattgttattattattatgattattaataaaaataatgtatttattttaaattcatatTATGTTTTACATAACgtaatttttttctaaataatttCCTATTCATAtctttaaaatcaataaaactcgatcacaaaaagaaaatcaatataaACCTGAGAAATAGAGATTTTTAAGGTGTATCTAAAACAGCGTTATTCATAGTGTGTATAGTTTGTTGGTATGTGGTGAAAGGTGGGGGTCGTTTTCTTCACATCTTGTCAGAATTAGAGTTTGAATCCACATCCGGGGTGTTGAACGGGACGCACGCGCTCCTAAAGCACTAATGGATTTAATCAATTAGCTTGAACGACGCAGCGTGAAAACAATAACGGTGGTTTCGGCTGAGCCTCTCTGTGAAGTCAGTCGGCTGAATATTACACAATGTTTGTGATTAATATGTGAATTTAAAGTTTGGATATTGGACTTTATTTGTGCATTAATTTACCACCATATATAACATTACTTAGCTGTATtatttaagaggaaaaaaacgtgtgattTAAAATGTTGGGGACTGCAGCCAATGAAAATTTTTCATCATTGATTGGTCCTTCGACTACTTTTAAGATTAATGATGATTATTTACTCtaaaaaattcagaaaatagtgaaagaaTTACCATCAAATGTTCAAAAAGCAATAAATTGGCTCTttgaatatataaattatatatagtataattaattaatctgaaTACAATAACGTTAGTTTCGGCTGAGCCGCTCTGTGAATGCAGTCGGCTAAATATTAAACAATGATTGTGATTAATGTGGATTTAAAGTTTGgatttttaacttttttgtgCATTAATTTACCAACATAtgacattcattttatttaagaGAGAAAAACTTGTGACTTGTCCTTTATTCTGACTCTGTTGATGAGTCCTAATCTATAAAGTAACAGTGGGGATTGTCTCATAGCCAAACAAGAGACAGACTGGACACAAAGCTTTCTGAATGGGGATTGTTCTGATCACAATGTGCCATTGTACTGGACAGAACTCATATATGGGACACTCCTCTCCGTCTTCACTGTCGATCAGTGATGACTAAGGTGGCACAGGTAAAGCTGCAGACCTGCAGGAGGACGTAACAACTAATAGCAGGATTTACAAAGGAAGGCAACTCTGGATTCATGGATGATGCTTTGGGTTGAATATTGGCTGCATTTGGAGCACTTATTCATAAGGAAAAGGATAGTTTGCTGCACATTTTCTAGGTGTGGACTGGAGCTTCTTTGTAAATGAAGATGCCACAACAGCTGACCTTCTCTTCTTATGGAtatatgaggatttgctgcaCCTGAAGACCTCCATGCAAAGACTGGAGGCCTGTGACCTCTGGTAATGAACCACTGTATTCCAACCAGCACCTCGGTGCCATCCCACCGACTTTCCTTACAGTGGCTCGTTCATAAAGAGCTGCATTGTTTCATAGCTGGAAGGTGTGAAGGGGATATAATGACCGTGATCTTCGCAGCGAGGGACTCTATTGCATTGTGTTGTATTGTATGGACACAGCAGGTCAGCATCAAGATACACTCTGTCAGGACTCAGACACCATTCTATGCAGTGGTGTGTCCCACCTCCATCTCTTACATCACGTGTTTGAGAAGCAGATTCAACAGTATAGACTGAAGGCCGGGGGTCCTGAGTGCGAGCCTCCACACTCCCCGTGTACACAGCGCCCTGCCCGGCCCTACGTCAGCCCAGCTGAGAGGATTACATGCCCCCCTGGTGTAGACAGGCTTAATGCATCCTCATTAGCAGAACACAATGATGCTCCCACCTCTGAGCACAGATAACAGGCCGTCAGACTTCAAACACAGACTACCAGGTGCTGCAATGTGCAGGGTGCAAGGCCAAAAGAGCAAACCTGAGTACTGGGGATCTGCACTTTTGCTCTGGTTTTACCCAACTCACATCATTTAAGCATTTAAATGATTAGCTGATTAACATGCACTATTTTTTGGTGTGTCATATGTGAGGATgtactgcttttctctgttttagaTCACTGTAAATTcattatatttgtgtttttggaccGTGAGTcgggcaaaaaaaaagtaattttaatcactttttgcacttttaaaacttttttaaaatacaaaagctCCAACAGGCATCTTCCAACATGACATCAGAAACATgactgcaaaaaataaataaataaatgacgaagtaagataaataaatagtgtgtaaataaaaaatcataataaatgataaaacaagTTAGAAATAAGAATATGAGATAAAGTCTCTGTCACTAAGAATACAATTCTAAGGAGTCAAAgtacttttaatgactttttaattaataataattaattcatcatatattatattatatatataagagAACATGACTGCAAAAAggataataattaaataatgagtaaataatttaataactaattaattatatattatattatatataattaatatattcatGGATTAAATAGAGACAGACAATTCATTGCTTTTTGAACTTTTGATGGGCTTTTTTTAACCcctattttctatttctatcttctattttctacttttttttttagtaaacaGTTAATCAAGTAATCTTAAaagtaatcaacagattaatcaacaatttaaaataatcattagttgcagtcccCAACATTTTAAAACCAAATTTGAATTACTATTTAGTCGATAAATGACTAACAATGTGCA from Sebastes fasciatus isolate fSebFas1 chromosome 21, fSebFas1.pri, whole genome shotgun sequence encodes:
- the sox32 gene encoding SRY-box transcription factor 32; translated protein: MHYILESEASVSVDVEHQIRTEVTSPGSGPCSPLSVNSDSSCASPEARCASEQQRVRRPLNAFIIWTKEERRRLAQLNPDLENTDLSKILGKSWKAMSLLEKRPYMQEAERLRVQHTIDYPNYKYRPRRRRQLKKSSRPQCAEAPHSSLLCSSAGFPVPFNLTYLLQNQQQSYPNTSAFTNSPSNFSPLRSSHPVYPDTAAADVYSNKPVGYQNPPTYPAEPQLYFGSQHMQYGFSSAAGPHVDQEESSRVYGGLLCPAGPSLEFYLERVQLDMLYDLDRSEFEQYLGPSPHRPELVDPSSYYQQSSHREGRSVS